In Prunus dulcis chromosome 1, ALMONDv2, whole genome shotgun sequence, the following are encoded in one genomic region:
- the LOC117631861 gene encoding pectinesterase-like — protein MEKKGKLVIGGVSIVLVVGVVIGLVAVVCTRKSHKDQLSTSSKAVAAICEPTDYKEACINSLSKVAKNESATAKDLIQAAIDSTISTVKSAIDNSGNIAKSFSNLNSTGKMAMDDCKDLLESAIADLQASFSYVGDGDMHTMHDREDELKNWLSAVISFQQSCLDGIPQEELQKQMKDGLLNATQLTSNALAIASSISEILQSFNITLNKDLRNPSSSRRLLEHNNDDQGQYPSWFRAADRRLLASQSNGQVRPNAVVAKDGSGQYKTIGAALAAYPKGLKGRYIIYVKAGIYNEYVTVTKDQVNVFMYGDGPRKTMVTGSKSWADGITTQNTATFAAIGSGFLAKAMGFQNIAGAQKHQAVALRVQSEMSAFFNCRMDAYQDTLYVQTHRQFYRNCVISGTVDFIFGDSPTLIQNCLIIVRKPMDGQQNTVTAQGRQDKRETTGIVIQNCRIVPEQALFPTRFKTKSYLGRPWKTYSRAVIMESELGDFIQPAGWLEWSGNFALDTLYFAEYGNRGPGAVTNGRVRWKGFHVIRNRNEALQFTTGPFLLGDQWLRNTGVPYFTGLKH, from the exons ATGgagaaaaaaggaaagctGGTAATAGGAGGAGTTTCAATTGTCCTTGTCGTTGGCGTCGTGATTGGTCTTGTGGCTGTGGTTTGCACTAGGAAGAGTCACAAGGACCAACTTTCTACAAGTTCTAAGGCCGTTGCTGCAATTTGTGAGCCAACTGATTACAAGGAAGCATGCATCAACAGCCTTAGCAAAGTTGCGAAAAATGAAAGCGCCACGGCTAAAGACCTCATCCAAGCAGCCATTGATTCCACCATTTCAACAGTGAAGTCTGCAATAGACAATTCTGGCAACATTGCCAAATCATTTAGCAATCTCAATTCCACGGGAAAAATGGCAATGGATGATTGCAAGGACTTGTTGGAATCGGCGATTGCTGATCTTCAAGCTTCGTTTTCATACGTGGGGGACGGTGATATGCACACAATGCATGATAGAGAGGATGAGCTGAAAAATTGGTTGAGTGCTGTGATATCATTCCAACAATCATGCCTTGATGGGATTCCTCAAGAAGAGCTCCAAAAACAGATGAAAGATGGGCTTCTCAATGCCACGCAGCTGACGAGCAATGCCTTAGCAATTGCTTCCTCAATTTCTGAGATCTTACAAAGCTTCAACATCACTTTAAACAAAGATTTAAGGAATCCAAGCAGCTCCCGAAGACTTCTAGAGCACAATAATGATGATCAAGGCCAGTACCCTAGTTGGTTTCGCGCTGCAGACAGGAGGCTATTGGCAAGTCAGAGCAACGGACAGGTTAGACCAAATGCGGTAGTGGCAAAAGATGGAAGTGGACAATACAAAACAATTGGTGCGGCTCTTGCAGCATACCCTAAGGGGCTTAAGGGAagatatatcatatatgtgAAGGCTGGGATTTACAATGAGTACGTTACTGTTACCAAGGACCAGGTCAATGTGTTCATGTATGGAGATGGACCCCGGAAGACCATGGTCACTGGGAGTAAAAGCTGGGCCGATGGCATCACCACCCAGAACACCGCCACATTCG CCGCAATTGGAAGTGGGTTTCTAGCCAAGGCAATGGGATTTCAGAACATAGCCGGAGCCCAGAAGCATCAGGCAGTGGCACTCCGAGTCCAGTCCGAGATGTCAGCCTTCTTCAACTGTAGAATGGATGCATACCAAGACACATTGTACGTCCAAACACATCGCCAGTTCTATCGCAACTGTGTCATTTCCGGCACAGTTGACTTCATCTTCGGTGACTCACCAACACTCATCCAGAACTGTTTGATCATAGTGAGAAAGCCTATGGACGGCCAGCAAAACACTGTGACTGCTCAGGGAAGACAGGACAAGAGGGAAACCACAGGCATTGTCATCCAGAACTGCAGGATAGTCCCCGAACAGGCTCTGTTCCCAACGAGGTTCAAGACTAAGTCATACTTAGGGAGGCCATGGAAGACATACTCAAGGGCTGTGATCATGGAATCAGAACTAGGAGACTTCATACAACCAGCAGGGTGGCTGGAATGGAGTGGCAACTTTGCACTTGATACTCTGTATTTTGCAGAGTATGGGAACCGGGGTCCGGGGGCTGTGACCAACGGAAGGGTGAGATGGAAGGGATTTCATGTGATCCGGAACAGAAATGAGGCTCTTCAATTCACTACAGGTCCTTTTCTACTGGGAGACCAGTGGTTGAGAAACACAGGCGTGCCTTACTTCACTGGTTTGAAACATTAG
- the LOC117631855 gene encoding probable GTP diphosphokinase CRSH, chloroplastic: MGALLSRHHHTSSSGQYPKPMTVLYGYPGTVTVQRCCTQRIRRLGLLKTRSFLLEQTGGKMVVELVGAFNELTERMGMLSSSGSQLLFKALKLSIPLLHALPLTPDGRSSLSRALSTSLLLADLQMDAEVISAGILRPVVEAGAISILDVRNQIGTGTAHLLHESLRVLKVPSKVDVLDDGSAAALRKFCLTYYDMRAVILDLVLRLDMMRHLGYLPRYQQQSISLEVMKIHAPLAHAVGTNWLSLELEDLSFQYLFPHSYLYVDSWLKSHESGSKPLVDVYKEQLLQSLRVDPLLAGMVVDVSVDGRYKSRFSTMKKLLKDGRKPEQVHDVLGLRVILEPRSGKDMAEVGESACYRTREVVRSLWKEMPHRTKDYIARPKTNGYRSLHMAVDVSDCGKSRPLMEIQIRTKEMDMLADAGTASHSLYKSGLTDPEEAKRLKAIMMAAAEFAALRLQDIPSTNHEGIETEQSQSDRVFRLLDKNGDGRINIEELMEVMEELGAPGEDAREMMQLLDANSDGSLSSDEFDFFQRQVEFMRNFEDKDELYKTVLNEKLQIANSSSLIQVSGEDLSSRLGN, encoded by the exons ATGGGAGCTTTACTATCCCGTCATCATCATACTTCCTCATCAGGCCAATACCCAAAACCCATGACCGTACTGTACGGATACCCCGGTACTGTGACCGTGCAGAGATGTTGTACTCAGCGAATTCGAAGACTGGGTTTATTGAAAACTCGGTCGTTTCTGCTGGAACAGACAGGAGGGAAGATGGTGGTTGAGCTGGTGGGGGCATTCAACGAGCTCACAGAGAGGATGGGGATGCTCTCCAGCAGTGGGTCCCAGTTACTCTTCAAGGCTCTCAAGCTCTCCATTCCTCTGCTTCACGCTTTGCCTCTAACCCCAGATGGTCGTTCCTCGCTCTCCAGGGCCTTGTCTACTTCCCTCCTTCTCGCAGACCTTCAG ATGGATGCAGAAGTTATCTCAGCTGGGATACTCAGACCAGTTGTGGAGGCTGGTGCAATTTCGATTCTTGATGTTAGAAACCAGATTGGTACTGGCACTGCCCATTTATTGCATGAAAGCTTGCGGGTCCTGAAGGTCCCTTCTAAAGTTGATGTCTTGGATGATGGCAGTGCTGCTGCGCTGAGAAAGTTCTGCTTGACGTACTATGATATGAGGGCTGTGATTTTAGATTTGGTCCTCAGGCTTGACATGATGAGACATCTTGGTTACCTCCCAAGGTATCAGCAACAATCGATTTCTCTAGAGGTTATGAAGATTCACGCACCTTTAGCTCACGCTGTTGGGACCAACTGGCTGTCACTGGAGCTGGAGGATCTCTCGTTTCAGTACTTGTTTCCCCATTCCTACCTTTATGTTGATTCATGGTTGAAAAGTCATGAGAGTGGAAGTAAGCCTCTGGTTGATGTATACAAGGAACAGCTCTTGCAGTCTTTGAGAGTTGATCCTTTGTTGGCAGGCATGGTTGTTGATGTTTCAGTTGATGGTCGGTATAAGAGTCGGTTTAGCACCATGAAGAAGCTGTTGAAAGATGGTAGGAAGCCAGAGCAAGTACATGATGTGTTAGGATTGAGAGTCATTTTGGAGCCTAGGAGTGGCAAAGATATGGCAGAAGTAGGGGAAAGCGCCTGTTACAGGACGCGTGAAGTTGTTCGATCTTTGTGGAAGGAAATGCCTCATAGGACAAAAGATTACATTGCCAGGCCCAAGACAAATGGGTACAGGAGTTTACATATGGCTGTTGATGTTAGTGACTGTGGCAAGAGTAGACCATTGATGGAAATACAAATAAGGACTAAGGAGATGGACATGTTGGCAGATGCTGGAACGGCATCCCACTCATTGTACAAGAGTGGTCTTACAGACCCAGAAGAG GCAAAGCGACTCAAGGCCATAATGATGGCTGCAGCTGAATTTGCGGCATTGCGTCTTCAAGATATTCCATCCACAAATCATGAAGGTATTGAGACGGAGCAGAGTCAGAGCGATCGAGTATTCCGCCTTCTTGACAAGAATGGAGATGGTAGGATCAATATTGAGGAACTTATGGAGGTGATGGAAGAGCTTGGTGCCCCAGGGGAAGATGCACGTGAGATGATGCAGCTCCTTGATGCAAATAGTGATGGTTCACTTAGCTCagatgaatttgatttctttcaGAGACAG GTTGAATTTATGCGTAACTTTGAGGACAAAGATGAGCTGTACAAGACCGTATTGAATGAGAAACTTCAAATTGCCAACAGTAGCAGCTTGATCCAGGTGTCTGGTGAAGATCTTAGCAGCAGGCTTGGAAATTA
- the LOC117631882 gene encoding 50S ribosomal protein L3-2, mitochondrial, whose protein sequence is MSALSRGLISRLRLLSLNPTTTSSAAAAANANATTSFTQTQYHFFRWFNSEALVDAAEVAEERSRVIEAKPGAMSPSSKRTGLIAVKCGMTARWDKWGARVPITVLWVDDNIVSQVKTPEKEGFPALQIGCGQKKAKHLTKSEVGHFRAQGVPLKRKLREFPVTKDALLPVGMSIGVRHFVPGQYVDVTGITRGKGFQGGMKRHGFKGMPASHGASLSHRSIGSTGQRDAPGKVFKGRKMAGRMGGKQRTVKNVWVYKIDPARNLMWVRGQVPGAEGNFVFIRDAFYKKPDISLLPFPTYFAPEDEDATKLETLVADLGEADPFMVAD, encoded by the exons ATGTCGGCCTTATCAAGAGGCCTCATTTCTCGCCTTCGCCTTCTCTCCCTCaaccccaccaccacctcttctgctgctgctgctgctaatGCTAATGCTACGACGTCGTTTACGCAAACTCAGTACCATTTCTTCAGATGGTTCAACTCCGAGGCCTTGGTTGATGCGGCTGAGGTCGCCGAGGAGCGGAGCCGCGTCATCGAAGCCAAGCCTGGGGCGATGAGCCCAAGCTCAAAGAGGACTGGTCTCATAGCCGTCAAGTGTGGGATGACTGCGCGCTGGGACAAATGGGGTGCTAGGGTTCCCATCACTGTGCTTTGGGTCGATGATAATATCGTCTCTCAGGTCAAGACCCCCGAGAAAGAGGGCTTCCCTGCTCTACAG ATTGGTTGCGGACAGAAGAAAGCAAAACATTTGACAAAGTCTGAGGTCGGTCATTTCAGAGCTCAAGGTGTTCCACTTAAGAGGAAACTGAGGGAGTTTCCTGTAACAAAGGATGCGCTTCTCCCTGTCGGTATGTCAATTGGTGTTCGCCATTTTGTTCCAGGCCAATATGTTGATGTCACAGGAATCACGAGAGGGAAAGGTTTCCAG GGCGGGATGAAACGGCATGGTTTTAAAGGAATGCCAGCATCTCATGGTGCATCTTTGTCACACCGAAGTATTGGTTCTACAGGTCAGAGGGATGCTCCTGGAAAG GTATTTAAAGGCAGAAAGATGGCTGGGCGCATGGGTGGGAAACAGAGGACGGTAAAAAATGTATGGGTCTACAAAATTGATCCTGCAAGGAATTTGATGTGGGTGAGAGGCCAA GTTCCAGGTGCTGAAGGGAACTTTGTGTTCATAAGAGATGCTTTCTACAAGAAACCTGATATTTCATTGCTACCATTTCCGACCTACTTTGCTCCGGAGGACGAGGATGCAACCAAGTTAGAAACACTGGTTGCTGATCTTGGAGAGGCAGATCCATTCATGGTGGCAGATTAA
- the LOC117614860 gene encoding pentatricopeptide repeat-containing protein At5g66520-like, which translates to MTSLQVLQATPPHLSSPKTQISPLRGIESCSTMAELKQLHSQVIRLGLAADNDAMGRVIKFCALSKNGDLGYALQVFDTMLHPDAFIYNTVMRGYLLCHLPRNCIVLYSQMLQDSVTPNKYTFPSVIRACCNDDAIGEGKQVHAHVVKLGYGADGFCQNNLIHMYVKFQSLEEARRVFDKMLRMDAVSWTTLITGYSQCGFVDEAFELFELMPEKNSVSWNAMISSYVQSDRFHEAFALFQKMRVEKVELDKFMAASMLSACTGLGALEQGKWIHGYIEKSGIELDSKLATTIIDMYCKCGCLEKAFEVFNGLPHKGISSWNCMIGGLAMHGKGEAAIELFEKMQRDMVAPDNITFVNVLSACAHSGLVEEGQRYFQSMVEVHGIEPRKEHFGCMVDLLGRAGMLEEARKLISEMPMRPDVGVLGALLGACKIHGNVELGEHIGRRVIELEPENSGRYVLLANLYANAGRWEDVANVRRLMNDRGVKKVPGFSMIELEGVVNEFIAGGGAHPQTKEIYAKVDEMLKCIRSAGYVPDTEGVLHDLDEEEKENPLYYHSEKLAIAFGLLKTKPGETLRISKNLRVCKDCHQASKLISKVFDREIIVRDRNRFHHFIRGECSCKDYW; encoded by the coding sequence ATGACTTCGCTCCAAGTCCTTCAAGCAACCCCACCCCACCTAAGCTCGCCCAAGACCCAGATTTCACCATTACGTGGCATCGAATCATGTTCAACCATGGCCGAGCTCAAGCAGTTGCACTCCCAAGTCATCAGGCTAGGCCTCGCAGCCGACAACGATGCCATGGGTCGTGTCATCAAGTTCTGTGCCCTCTCCAAGAATGGCGATTTGGGTTATGCTCTCCAAGTGTTCGACACAATGCTCCACCCGGATGCATTCATTTACAACACCGTAATGAGAGGCTACTTGCTATGCCATTTACCGAGAAATTGCATTGTTTTGTACTCACAGATGTTGCAAGACTCTGTCACTCCCAATAAGTACACGTTCCCTTCTGTTATACGAGCTTGTTGCAATGATGATGCTATTGGAGAAGGGAAACAAGTCCATGCCCATGTTGTGAAACTGGGGTATGGAGCTGATGGGTTTTGTCAGAATAATTTGATTCACATGTATGTGAAGTTTCAGTCTTTGGAAGAAGCTAGAAGGGTCTTCGACAAGATGCTCCGGATGGATGCTGTGTCTTGGACGACATTGATTACTGGGTACTCGCAGTGTGGTTTTGTTGATGAGGCCTTTGAACTTTTTGAGTTGATGCCTGAGAAGAACTCTGTTTCTTGGAATGCCATGATTTCCTCGTATGTCCAGAGTGATCGTTTTCATGAGGCATTTGCTTTGTTCCAAAAGATGCGAGTGGAAAAGGTGGAATTGGATAAATTCATGGCGGCTAGTATGTTATCGGCTTGTACAGGTTTAGGTGCTCTAGAACAAGGGAAGTGGATTCATGGATATATTGAGAAAAGTGGCATTGAATTGGACTCAAAACTTGCAACAACAATCATCGACATGTATTGCAAATGTGGTTGCTTGGAGAAGGCTTTTGAAGTTTTTAATGGTTTGCCCCATAAAGGGATTTCTTCATGGAATTGCATGATTGGAGGGCTAGCAATGCATGGGAAGGGAGAGGCTGCCATTGAGCTTTTTGAGAAGATGCAAAGGGACATGGTAGCTCCTGATAACATTACTTTCGTTAATGTCCTTAGTGCATGTGCTCATTCAGGGTTAGTTGAAGAGGGGCAACGGTACTTCCAGTCCATGGTTGAAGTCCATGGTATTGAGCCCAGAAAAGAGCATTTTGGCTGCATGGTTGATCTTCTTGGAAGAGCTGGGATGCTTGAGGAAGCAAGAAAGCTAATAAGTGAGATGCCAATGAGGCCCGATGTAGGCGTATTGGGTGCTCTACTCGGAGCTTGTAAGATCCATGGAAATGTTGAACTGGGAGAACACATAGGAAGGAGAGTAATTGAACTGGAGCCAGAAAATAGTGGTCGCTATGTGTTATTAGCCAATCTATATGCCAATGCCGGCAGATGGGAAGATGTTGCTAATGTGAGGAGGTTAATGAATGACAGGGGAGTGAAGAAGGTTCCTGGATTTTCCATGATTGAACTGGAAGGTGTTGTCAATGAATTTATTGCAGGGGGAGGGGCTCATCCTCAGACAAAAGAGATATATGCCAAGGTTGATGAGATGCTGAAATGTATAAGATCTGCAGGCTATGTTCCTGACACAGAGGGAGTGTTGCATGATCTTGATGAGGAGGAAAAGGAGAATCCTCTATACTACCACAGTGAGAAACTTGCAATTGCCTTTGGCCTACTGAAGACTAAACCTGGGGAAACTCTTCGTATATCGAAGAACTTGCGAGTCTGTAAAGACTGCCACCAAGCAAGCAAGCTCATCTCCAAGGTTTTCGATCGGGAAATAATCGTGAGGGATCGAAATCGTTTTCACCATTTTATAAGGGGAGAGTGTTCTTGTAAAGATTATTGGTAA
- the LOC117631889 gene encoding uncharacterized protein LOC117631889, whose translation MAMKRDQPDLEKRLCGVCGSTERWFLHYVRHRGHFRKLCTNCVLKNNPGLFCPICLDFFEHPLPARDQVMCVRCPSISHSACVAANSSFRSFQCPPCSQPTFSFFNLTRQNDGQDAKTTVVIDKDAAKALVAAARIAAALMTKAAVAARVDAERRVKEAVVAKKKAREALERLTSLVSKEKEKDSKSGGVVSAPESLNAKPKLEGPGPIQVAPKISEPEGSNGLKTSHADPMEED comes from the coding sequence ATGGCAATGAAGCGAGACCAACCCGACCTCGAGAAGCGACTCTGCGGCGTCTGCGGCTCCACAGAGCGTTGGTTCCTGCACTACGTCCGCCACAGAGGACATTTTCGTAAGCTCTGCACCAACTGCGTCCTCAAGAACAACCCAGGCCTCTTCTGCCCTATCTGCCTCGACTTCTTCGAGCACCCCCTTCCGGCACGTGACCAGGTCATGTGCGTCCGGTGCCCTTCCATCTCTCACTCTGCCTGCGTCGCAGCCAATTCCTCCTTCCGCAGCTTCCAGTGCCCTCCCTGCTCCCAGCCcaccttctccttcttcaacCTCACCCGCCAAAACGACGGCCAAGACGCCAAAACGACAGTCGTCATCGACAAGGACGCCGCCAAGGCCCTCGTCGCCGCCGCCAGGATCGCAGCGGCTTTGATGACCAAAGCTGCCGTCGCCGCCAGGGTTGACGCCGAGCGCCGGGTCAAGGAAGCCGTCGTGGCGAAAAAGAAGGCCAGAGAGGCCTTGGAACGACTCACGTCTCTTGTCAGTAAGGAAAAGGAGAAGGATTCGAAGAGTGGAGGCGTTGTTTCGGCGCCTGAGAGCCTCAACGCGAAGCCCAAATTGGAGGGTCCTGGGCCAATTCAAGTGGCGCCCAAGATTTCTGAGCCTGAGGGAAGTAATGGGTTGAAAACCAGTCATGCGGATCCTATGGAAGAAGACTGA